One part of the Arachidicoccus terrestris genome encodes these proteins:
- a CDS encoding GNAT family N-acetyltransferase encodes METTKVVLDDNGFGEVELFSDGIKAGKMDISVEGNLLTVYHTEVDETYSGKGFGKILLASLVTYARSNNLLIKPLCPYVHLQFRRHGADYADIWYKETKH; translated from the coding sequence ATGGAAACAACAAAAGTCGTATTAGATGACAATGGGTTTGGTGAGGTTGAGCTCTTCAGTGATGGCATCAAAGCGGGTAAAATGGATATTTCCGTGGAAGGCAACCTGCTTACCGTATACCACACCGAAGTAGACGAAACTTATTCGGGCAAAGGTTTTGGTAAAATATTACTGGCCAGTCTGGTCACCTATGCGAGATCCAACAATTTATTGATAAAACCGCTCTGCCCCTATGTACACCTCCAGTTCAGGCGTCATGGAGCGGATTATGCCGACATCTGGTATAAAGAAACCAAGCACTAA
- a CDS encoding IPExxxVDY family protein codes for MKPSKSFLLDTTDSYDEFFEDSCLIGLVTSVKSYKFCLQVNKLLNFDFRLNTDIEILLNKKNRNYYFPVYQSNVKHSFTKHYLYSNRNDGEVLLPEFKHIDFIWLIKGQVGVHEEFGHMLSLVKSIQDVQLATEIDYTYLDHKEHLIF; via the coding sequence ATGAAACCGAGCAAAAGCTTTTTACTGGACACCACTGATTCCTACGATGAATTTTTCGAGGATAGCTGCCTGATCGGCCTGGTCACGTCCGTAAAGAGCTATAAATTTTGTCTGCAGGTCAATAAACTGCTCAATTTTGACTTCAGGCTGAATACAGACATTGAGATCCTGCTGAATAAAAAAAACAGAAATTATTATTTTCCGGTTTACCAGTCTAATGTAAAGCACAGTTTTACAAAGCATTATCTGTACAGTAATCGTAATGACGGGGAGGTTTTACTGCCTGAATTCAAACATATTGACTTTATCTGGCTGATCAAAGGCCAGGTAGGGGTTCATGAAGAGTTCGGCCATATGCTTTCGCTCGTCAAATCCATACAAGATGTGCAGCTGGCCACAGAGATCGATTATACTTATCTGGACCATAAAGAGCATCTGATCTTTTAA
- a CDS encoding pirin family protein, which translates to MSNIDIILPEKAADIGNFLVGRLLPFRQKRSVGPFVFIDHMGPAKMSAADNLDIGPHPHIGLSTLTYLFEGAIMHRDSLDNAVEIYPGDVNWMTAGKGITHSERTPDGLRHQDKFLHGLQIWIALPKDKQEMDPSFVHIKGDSLPVWEEGGARLKLIAGSIGTHRSPVPVYSPLYMLEIKSDRDMTIDLTDRLYGESGLYIVKGSIENQGHNYGPGQLLITKDAHLCTFNITAGSDIYLFGGEPFPEERFIYWNFVSTDKERIEQAKADWTAGRFPKVPHETGFTPLPGTKPPAT; encoded by the coding sequence ATGTCCAACATTGATATCATATTACCCGAAAAAGCCGCGGATATCGGTAATTTTCTGGTCGGGAGGTTATTGCCTTTCCGGCAAAAACGCAGTGTAGGCCCTTTTGTGTTTATTGACCATATGGGACCGGCAAAAATGTCCGCCGCCGACAATCTGGATATAGGCCCGCATCCCCATATCGGCCTGTCAACACTGACTTACTTATTTGAGGGAGCTATTATGCATAGAGACAGCCTGGACAATGCGGTGGAGATCTATCCCGGGGATGTAAACTGGATGACCGCCGGCAAAGGAATCACCCATTCAGAAAGGACTCCCGACGGACTCCGTCACCAGGATAAATTTTTGCACGGCTTACAGATCTGGATCGCCCTCCCCAAAGACAAACAGGAAATGGATCCTTCTTTTGTACATATTAAGGGGGATAGCCTACCGGTCTGGGAGGAAGGCGGAGCAAGGCTAAAACTGATTGCCGGATCCATCGGGACACACAGATCTCCCGTTCCCGTTTACAGTCCGTTATATATGCTGGAAATCAAATCCGACCGTGATATGACCATTGATCTTACTGACCGCCTGTACGGAGAAAGCGGGCTGTATATCGTCAAGGGCAGTATCGAAAATCAGGGGCACAATTATGGACCCGGCCAGCTGTTAATTACCAAGGATGCCCATCTGTGCACCTTCAACATAACAGCGGGCAGCGATATATATCTATTTGGCGGCGAGCCTTTCCCGGAGGAACGGTTTATATACTGGAATTTTGTTTCTACTGACAAAGAAAGAATTGAGCAGGCCAAGGCAGACTGGACAGCAGGGCGTTTTCCCAAAGTCCCCCATGAAACGGGCTTTACACCCCTTCCCGGGACTAAACCTCCGGCAACTTAA
- a CDS encoding endo-1,4-beta-xylanase yields the protein MRQYLNLKRPAIRHRFLGAAQAITVAVSSALFVSLVLTGCAVSASESRTDNKDNQSKTSKGLKDYYSGYFPVGVAVNSYNIHGPAQALILKEFNSITPENDMKMGPIHPRQDQYNFSAADKIVAFARGHGLKIRGHNLCWHEQTPRWIFKDAQGAQVSKDSLFARLKSHIQTVVGRYHKDIYAWDVVNEAISDNPSEFLRNSPWLKICGSSFIDSAFWYAHRVDPKAALYYNDYNAVIPEKAKRIYKLLKGLKSRGVPITGIGIQAHWSIYQPTEAELRSALDLYKSLGLKIQITELDVSVFPWEKNRRALLPKDKVVYEGALEEKQAAFYKMVFNVFRDYKGVITSVTFWNVSDNDSWLNNYPVPGRRNYPLLFDSALHRKAAYQAVTDF from the coding sequence ATGCGACAATATTTAAATTTGAAGAGACCTGCAATACGGCATAGGTTCTTGGGGGCAGCTCAGGCAATAACTGTAGCGGTGTCCTCAGCCCTATTTGTGAGTCTGGTATTAACTGGATGCGCCGTTTCTGCTTCTGAATCCAGGACGGACAATAAGGACAACCAGTCCAAAACATCCAAAGGGCTTAAAGATTATTACAGCGGCTATTTTCCTGTTGGAGTAGCCGTAAATAGTTATAATATCCATGGACCGGCCCAGGCCCTGATTCTTAAGGAATTTAATAGCATTACGCCAGAGAATGATATGAAGATGGGACCTATCCATCCAAGACAGGATCAGTATAATTTTAGTGCTGCTGATAAAATCGTTGCCTTTGCCCGCGGGCACGGATTGAAAATAAGGGGCCATAATCTCTGCTGGCACGAGCAGACGCCCAGGTGGATTTTTAAAGATGCACAAGGCGCGCAAGTGTCAAAAGACAGTTTATTTGCCCGGTTAAAAAGCCATATACAGACGGTTGTAGGCCGTTACCATAAAGATATTTACGCCTGGGATGTGGTCAATGAGGCCATCAGTGATAATCCCTCTGAGTTTTTAAGAAACAGCCCCTGGCTCAAAATCTGTGGCTCTTCATTCATTGATAGCGCCTTTTGGTATGCGCACAGGGTGGACCCGAAAGCAGCGCTTTATTATAATGATTATAATGCAGTCATTCCGGAGAAGGCCAAAAGGATCTATAAACTACTTAAGGGATTGAAGAGCAGGGGCGTTCCTATTACTGGTATTGGCATTCAGGCACATTGGTCAATTTATCAGCCGACAGAAGCGGAGCTGCGCTCCGCACTGGATTTGTATAAGAGTCTGGGACTTAAAATACAGATTACGGAGTTGGATGTTTCTGTATTTCCTTGGGAGAAAAACCGTCGGGCACTCTTACCCAAGGATAAGGTGGTATATGAGGGAGCACTGGAAGAAAAACAAGCCGCCTTTTACAAAATGGTGTTTAACGTATTTAGGGATTATAAAGGCGTAATTACCAGTGTCACCTTCTGGAATGTATCAGATAATGACAGTTGGCTCAATAACTATCCGGTGCCTGGACGTAGAAATTATCCGTTATTATTTGACAGTGCGCTTCACAGAAAGGCTGCTTATCAGGCTGTCACTGATTTTTAA
- a CDS encoding ring-cleaving dioxygenase, with amino-acid sequence MKENQVIGLHHITAIANEAKRNLDFYTKVLGLRMVKKTVNFDDPGTYHFYYGNESGTPGTILTFFPWEGIGAGRNGSGLATHIGYSVPKGALSFWKQRLTQFNVPFDEGEVFGEPLISFKDPDGLQLQFVEAADPDNRPPWQTPEINGDVALKGFYNVTLTLDKADATAKILTDILGYDLQKQEAGRLRFGTSNIDTANIVDILETPDGPRGYNAAGTNHHIAFRVKDDNILMDYREKVLAAGLSITPKIDRDYFFSLYFREPGGILFELATDNPGFTKDEPLSTLGTELKLPKQYEGLRSKIEKALPQL; translated from the coding sequence ATGAAAGAAAATCAAGTAATAGGACTGCACCATATAACGGCCATCGCAAATGAGGCTAAAAGAAACCTGGATTTCTATACCAAAGTATTAGGATTACGCATGGTCAAGAAAACCGTGAACTTTGACGACCCGGGTACATATCACTTTTATTACGGTAACGAGTCAGGCACTCCGGGAACCATTCTCACCTTCTTCCCCTGGGAAGGCATCGGCGCCGGCCGTAACGGTTCAGGCCTGGCCACTCATATTGGATACAGTGTGCCAAAAGGAGCCTTAAGCTTCTGGAAGCAAAGGCTGACACAGTTTAATGTACCCTTTGACGAGGGAGAAGTATTTGGCGAGCCCCTCATCTCATTTAAGGATCCGGACGGGCTGCAGTTGCAGTTTGTTGAAGCCGCGGATCCGGACAACCGCCCCCCCTGGCAGACACCTGAAATCAACGGTGATGTCGCACTAAAGGGGTTTTACAACGTGACCCTCACACTGGATAAAGCAGACGCCACAGCCAAAATACTGACCGACATCCTTGGTTATGATTTACAAAAACAGGAGGCGGGCAGACTCCGCTTCGGCACTTCAAACATCGATACCGCAAATATCGTCGATATACTGGAAACTCCGGACGGCCCCAGAGGGTATAATGCTGCCGGGACTAACCACCATATCGCTTTTAGGGTCAAGGACGACAATATCTTGATGGACTACCGGGAAAAAGTACTGGCTGCCGGTCTGAGCATCACACCTAAAATCGACCGGGATTATTTCTTTTCCCTTTACTTCAGGGAACCGGGAGGAATCCTGTTTGAGCTGGCCACCGACAACCCCGGATTTACAAAAGATGAACCCTTGTCCACTTTAGGCACGGAGCTCAAGCTACCTAAACAGTATGAAGGCTTGCGCTCAAAAATCGAAAAGGCATTGCCTCAACTTTAA
- a CDS encoding alpha/beta hydrolase, whose amino-acid sequence MTNNTHTLDIHRSGTALEKAEKALIMLHGRGGSADDILSLAPHLNVRDYALIAPQATGNTWYPLSFMAPAAHNEPWLSSAIEMVRQTVEKITQAGISPENIYFFGFSQGACLTLEFLARYAMRYGGAVAVIGGLIGEQINSVNYKGDFKQTPVFIGTSNPDFHVPIARVYATENILQDMNADVHLKEYPGFGHSINRDEIDQANKIVFNTDAR is encoded by the coding sequence ATGACAAACAACACCCATACGCTGGACATACATAGGTCAGGCACAGCCTTAGAAAAAGCCGAAAAGGCACTGATTATGCTACACGGACGCGGCGGCTCTGCCGATGACATCCTGTCGCTGGCGCCGCATTTGAATGTCAGGGACTATGCATTAATCGCACCGCAGGCCACGGGCAATACCTGGTACCCGCTGTCATTTATGGCACCTGCCGCGCATAACGAGCCCTGGCTTAGTTCAGCAATCGAAATGGTCAGACAGACGGTCGAAAAAATAACGCAGGCCGGCATTTCCCCCGAAAACATATATTTCTTCGGCTTCTCCCAGGGCGCCTGCCTCACGCTCGAATTTCTGGCCAGATATGCGATGCGCTATGGCGGCGCTGTAGCTGTCATCGGCGGGTTAATCGGCGAGCAGATCAATTCCGTAAATTATAAGGGTGATTTTAAACAGACACCCGTCTTTATCGGCACCAGCAATCCTGATTTCCACGTACCGATAGCCCGGGTGTATGCCACTGAAAATATCCTGCAGGATATGAATGCCGACGTTCATCTGAAAGAGTATCCCGGTTTTGGACATTCGATCAATCGCGATGAGATCGATCAGGCCAACAAGATCGTTTTTAATACAGACGCCCGTTAA
- a CDS encoding GNAT family N-acetyltransferase, whose protein sequence is MSFPTISSLPSIEFSLAQSSEQYDQGRILFREYAASLGFGLEFQDFEGELAGIEKKYGLPGGALILCREISEAQYIGCVAIRQLDKRTAELKRLYVRPDFRRLKLGRHLLEGAFQQARYLGYERIRLDTLPTFQAALQLYIQYGFYKIPAYYSNPMEGVVYMEKSL, encoded by the coding sequence ATGTCTTTCCCTACTATCTCTTCGTTACCATCCATCGAGTTTTCTTTGGCGCAGTCCAGTGAACAATATGATCAGGGGCGTATATTATTCAGGGAATATGCAGCCTCTCTGGGATTTGGCCTGGAATTCCAGGACTTTGAAGGCGAACTGGCGGGCATTGAAAAAAAATACGGTCTTCCGGGTGGGGCGCTGATTCTTTGCCGGGAGATTTCCGAGGCACAATATATTGGCTGTGTAGCGATCAGACAGCTGGATAAACGGACAGCAGAGCTCAAACGATTGTATGTCCGGCCGGATTTCAGAAGATTAAAACTGGGCAGGCATTTACTTGAGGGGGCTTTTCAGCAAGCCCGGTATTTGGGCTATGAACGCATCAGGCTGGATACTTTGCCGACTTTTCAGGCGGCCTTGCAGCTCTATATTCAATACGGCTTTTATAAAATTCCGGCCTATTACAGCAACCCCATGGAAGGTGTTGTTTATATGGAAAAGTCACTGTAA
- a CDS encoding OsmC family protein: MKYILETPVNGLIGDQKYQTQITWRNGKFITDEPERLGGMDIGPDPFTLLLSSLITCTLVTLRMYIDHKGYHIPEISARANMYYQMDNTDRKTIIERQIEFNQPLDPEISDRLLKIAEQCPISKILKQEVIIRTVKA; this comes from the coding sequence ATGAAGTATATACTAGAGACACCGGTCAACGGATTAATCGGCGACCAGAAATATCAGACCCAGATCACCTGGAGAAATGGGAAGTTCATTACAGATGAGCCCGAAAGGCTCGGCGGCATGGACATCGGGCCGGATCCCTTCACTCTTTTGTTAAGTTCGCTGATTACCTGTACACTGGTAACGCTGCGGATGTATATAGATCATAAAGGATACCATATCCCGGAAATCAGTGCCCGGGCCAATATGTATTACCAGATGGATAATACCGACCGCAAAACCATTATCGAGCGGCAAATTGAATTTAACCAACCTTTAGACCCGGAGATTAGCGACAGATTGTTAAAAATTGCGGAGCAGTGCCCCATTTCTAAAATCCTGAAGCAGGAAGTTATTATCCGTACTGTTAAAGCCTGA
- the feoB gene encoding ferrous iron transport protein B — protein sequence MLRTGKKTIQIALTGNPNSGKTSLFNALTGLNQKVGNFPGVTVDKKTGTTQFSGHGQAKIIDLPGTYSLYPRREDEWVAYKVMMDVEKIQDLDLLLLVMDASNLKRNLLFCSQLVDLKCPVVVALTMNDLAQKKGIRIDVDELSRELNIPVVPVNPRTNKGLGELKKVISHVLSQTITATAPDFIDNKALAPGAIEDLQKLMPGVNDYLAIHYLANYKNLPFSAAVKSQVAAVEARNNFSPNKVQANEILQRYTRINKIMQQFVVEPDPLQKKIFTDKLDNLLLHRVWGYVILLAVLFILFQSIFWLASYPMDAIDWGFSELTGWASSVLPDTWWSDLLCNGLLAGLGGIIIFVPQIMILFGLITLLEDSGYMARISFLMDKLMRKVGLNGKSVMPMISGFACAIPGIMSTRNIENKKERLLTIMITPLMSCSARLPVYTILIGLVVPDTYYLGIFSARGLIMMFMYLLGVVMALIVSLVLKWIIKIKEKSFFILELPVYRAPRWKNVGVTMVEKAKIFVLEAGKVIIVISLLIWFLSSYGPSKRMHALDQKYETAKTSLMATGTDNAAAMAALDREHGTEKLENSYAGILGKSIEPVIRPLGYDWKIGIALITSFAAREVFVGTMATLYSVDENNTATLQQKMENAKRPDGSKVYTLATAMSLIIFYVLAMQCMSTLAVVKRETKSWKWPAIQLVYMTALAYVCSLVTYALLN from the coding sequence ATGTTAAGAACCGGAAAGAAGACAATTCAGATCGCGCTGACGGGCAACCCCAATAGCGGAAAGACATCTCTGTTTAATGCCCTCACTGGCCTTAATCAGAAGGTGGGTAATTTTCCAGGCGTTACGGTAGATAAAAAAACCGGCACTACGCAGTTTAGCGGCCATGGTCAGGCCAAGATCATTGATCTGCCGGGGACCTATAGTCTGTATCCCAGACGGGAAGATGAATGGGTAGCCTATAAAGTGATGATGGATGTAGAGAAAATCCAGGATCTGGATTTGCTCTTACTGGTCATGGATGCCAGTAACCTGAAAAGAAATCTGTTATTCTGCTCCCAGCTGGTGGATCTTAAGTGTCCGGTGGTTGTGGCACTGACCATGAATGACCTGGCCCAGAAAAAGGGCATCCGTATTGATGTGGATGAGCTCTCCCGGGAATTGAATATTCCTGTAGTACCTGTCAACCCCAGAACCAATAAAGGGCTGGGAGAGCTAAAAAAAGTGATCAGCCACGTACTTTCCCAGACAATAACAGCAACCGCTCCGGATTTTATTGATAATAAAGCATTGGCTCCCGGTGCTATTGAAGATCTTCAAAAGCTGATGCCCGGTGTCAATGATTATCTGGCTATTCATTATTTAGCCAATTATAAAAATCTGCCGTTTTCTGCAGCCGTCAAAAGCCAGGTGGCAGCAGTAGAGGCTAGAAACAATTTTTCACCCAATAAAGTGCAGGCAAATGAGATCCTGCAGCGCTATACCCGGATCAATAAGATCATGCAGCAGTTCGTCGTGGAGCCGGACCCGCTGCAAAAAAAGATCTTTACCGATAAACTGGATAATCTTCTGCTTCACAGAGTATGGGGATATGTGATCCTGCTGGCTGTATTATTTATTTTATTCCAGAGTATTTTCTGGCTGGCCTCCTATCCGATGGATGCCATCGACTGGGGCTTTTCTGAGCTGACAGGGTGGGCCTCTTCTGTGCTGCCCGATACCTGGTGGAGTGATCTGCTCTGTAACGGGTTATTGGCCGGTTTAGGCGGAATCATCATATTTGTGCCGCAGATCATGATTTTATTCGGGTTGATCACCTTATTGGAGGACTCGGGTTATATGGCCCGAATCAGTTTTTTGATGGATAAGCTGATGCGCAAAGTTGGCCTGAATGGTAAGAGCGTTATGCCGATGATCAGTGGATTTGCCTGTGCCATTCCCGGTATTATGAGCACCCGAAATATTGAAAATAAAAAGGAACGGCTGCTGACGATCATGATTACACCGCTCATGAGTTGCAGCGCCCGGCTACCGGTTTATACCATTCTTATCGGTCTGGTCGTACCGGATACCTATTATCTGGGTATCTTTTCGGCCAGAGGCCTGATCATGATGTTCATGTATTTACTCGGAGTGGTGATGGCTCTCATTGTAAGTTTAGTGCTTAAATGGATCATTAAAATCAAAGAGAAAAGTTTCTTTATCCTGGAACTACCCGTATACAGGGCCCCCAGATGGAAGAACGTTGGGGTAACGATGGTAGAAAAAGCAAAGATATTCGTACTGGAGGCCGGAAAGGTCATTATTGTTATCAGCCTGCTTATCTGGTTCTTAAGTTCCTACGGCCCTTCGAAAAGAATGCATGCACTTGACCAAAAGTATGAAACGGCTAAAACGTCGCTCATGGCTACCGGGACCGACAATGCAGCCGCGATGGCGGCTTTGGATAGAGAACATGGCACTGAAAAACTGGAGAATTCCTACGCCGGTATTCTGGGCAAATCCATTGAGCCGGTGATTCGCCCGTTGGGCTATGACTGGAAGATCGGTATCGCATTGATTACTTCCTTTGCCGCAAGGGAGGTATTTGTCGGAACCATGGCCACCCTCTATAGTGTGGACGAGAACAATACGGCTACTTTACAGCAGAAAATGGAAAATGCGAAACGTCCTGACGGCTCCAAAGTGTATACGTTGGCAACTGCCATGTCTCTGATTATCTTTTATGTGCTGGCTATGCAGTGCATGAGTACGCTCGCCGTGGTCAAAAGAGAAACCAAGTCCTGGAAATGGCCGGCTATTCAATTGGTCTACATGACGGCGCTGGCCTATGTCTGCAGCCTGGTCACCTATGCGCTTCTAAATTAG
- a CDS encoding VOC family protein, with product MKDLITGIHHVTAVSGDTQENIDFYTAFLGLRLVKKTVNFDDPKVYHFYFGNETGTPGSIFTSFPYGKGLAQGRHGKGKINTTAFSLAPDSLDFWQRRLDAFNIAYKHPQQRYGGEVFIYLEDPDGMGLELVFTDKEIRPGNGFNKNIPEEHAIRGIHHVELWLEHFEKTAALLTTVLNHRLIRESAGRFRYGVDDRPGQYVDILWDMEGLRGLGGRGMVHHVAFATPDARSQSDIMQKLRAFGLKTTEIRDRKYFSSVYFTEPGGVIFEVATLSPGFTIDEDSSELGMQLQLPAQFEQNRPELDAHLPAFNYPVENFK from the coding sequence ATGAAAGATCTAATCACCGGCATTCATCATGTAACCGCCGTTTCAGGCGACACCCAGGAAAATATAGATTTTTATACAGCCTTCCTGGGCTTGCGCCTGGTCAAAAAGACCGTCAACTTTGACGATCCAAAGGTGTATCACTTTTATTTTGGCAATGAGACCGGCACACCGGGCAGCATTTTTACCAGCTTTCCATACGGTAAAGGCCTCGCCCAGGGCCGCCACGGTAAAGGCAAAATCAACACTACCGCGTTTTCACTGGCACCGGACAGCCTGGATTTCTGGCAGCGGCGGCTGGACGCCTTTAACATTGCCTATAAACACCCTCAGCAGCGTTACGGCGGAGAGGTTTTTATCTACCTGGAAGATCCGGACGGGATGGGACTTGAGCTGGTTTTTACGGATAAGGAGATCAGGCCGGGAAACGGTTTTAATAAAAACATTCCTGAGGAGCATGCCATCCGTGGCATCCATCATGTAGAGCTCTGGCTGGAACACTTTGAAAAGACCGCCGCCCTGCTGACCACCGTCTTAAATCACCGGCTGATCCGGGAGAGTGCCGGGCGCTTCCGGTACGGAGTGGACGACAGGCCGGGCCAATATGTAGATATCCTTTGGGATATGGAGGGGCTAAGAGGCCTCGGCGGGCGCGGCATGGTTCACCACGTAGCCTTCGCCACGCCGGATGCCAGGTCTCAGTCAGACATCATGCAAAAACTGAGGGCCTTTGGACTAAAAACAACAGAGATCAGGGACCGGAAGTACTTTTCTTCCGTTTACTTTACAGAACCGGGTGGCGTTATTTTTGAGGTGGCGACCCTGAGCCCCGGATTCACAATCGATGAAGACAGCAGTGAACTCGGAATGCAGCTGCAACTTCCCGCACAGTTTGAACAGAACAGACCGGAGCTGGATGCACATCTCCCTGCTTTTAATTACCCGGTAGAAAATTTTAAATAA
- a CDS encoding glycoside hydrolase family 3 C-terminal domain-containing protein, protein MKRISIKLGILTVAIILAGAASGQDFKDPSKSVDVRVNDFISQLTLKEKVDQLMNNTPAIQRLGVPAYNWWNEALHGLGRSGVATIFPQAIGEAATFDPELLKQISTAIGKEARAQFNINRKNGYEIQYGGLSFWTPNINIFRDPRWGRGQETYGEDPYLTSQMGVAFVEGLQGNDPAHLMAAACAKHYAIHSGPEKLRHEFDAKVSLQDMQETYFPAFHALTKAGVESFMSAYNRVNGEACSASDFLIDTVLRGWWGFKGHIVSDCDAVQDLYTGHHLVKTPAEAAALAINKGLDLNCGTTYYALVDAIKQGLTTEAKVDSALAAVTRTRIKLGLLDPAGSNPYDKISPDELNSEAHRKLAHKAAVESVVMLKNSDHTLPLANNLQKYYITGPNATNMEALIGNYYGVNNQMSTILEGIAGHIAKGSQLQYRKGILMDRPNDNPIDWTTGDAQQAEAIFVVLGIDGTLEGEEGEAIASKHFGDRLDYNIPANQVAFLEKLRKGYKGKIVTIVTGGSPMNLKEVHELSDAVLMVWYPGEEGGNAVADIIFGNQSPSGKLPVTFPMSLDDLPDYKNYDMTGRTYRYMEKAPMYPFGFGLSYGQFVYEDLKADRKVLNKGQQKINLTVNVKNEAKTASDEVVQLYVAVPDQSFETPNYSLKAFKRIEVGGGANQQVSFTLTADDLKVYNEEGKSVLPKGTYKIYVGGSSPIARSQELGAPALRTLTIEVK, encoded by the coding sequence ATGAAACGAATCAGCATTAAACTGGGTATTCTTACAGTAGCCATTATCCTGGCAGGAGCCGCCAGTGGACAGGATTTTAAGGACCCTTCCAAATCTGTCGATGTCCGCGTGAACGACTTCATTTCTCAATTGACACTAAAAGAAAAGGTGGATCAATTAATGAATAATACGCCCGCCATACAACGCTTGGGAGTGCCTGCATATAACTGGTGGAATGAAGCGCTGCATGGTTTGGGCCGATCAGGAGTTGCGACTATTTTTCCTCAGGCTATCGGGGAAGCGGCAACCTTTGATCCAGAACTGCTTAAACAGATATCCACCGCCATTGGCAAGGAGGCCAGGGCACAATTTAATATCAATCGCAAAAACGGCTACGAGATACAATATGGAGGATTGTCCTTTTGGACGCCCAATATTAATATATTTAGAGACCCCAGATGGGGCCGCGGTCAGGAGACCTATGGAGAAGATCCGTATCTGACTTCACAGATGGGAGTGGCCTTTGTTGAAGGACTACAAGGCAATGATCCAGCGCACCTGATGGCCGCTGCCTGTGCCAAGCATTATGCCATTCATAGTGGACCGGAAAAACTACGTCATGAATTTGATGCTAAAGTAAGTTTGCAGGACATGCAGGAAACGTATTTTCCCGCCTTTCATGCACTGACAAAGGCCGGTGTAGAGTCATTTATGTCAGCTTATAACCGCGTAAACGGTGAGGCATGTAGTGCCAGCGACTTCTTAATAGATACAGTGCTCAGAGGCTGGTGGGGTTTTAAAGGACATATCGTTTCAGATTGTGACGCAGTACAAGATCTTTATACTGGGCATCATTTAGTGAAGACGCCAGCTGAAGCCGCCGCACTTGCCATTAATAAGGGGCTTGATCTAAATTGTGGAACGACTTATTATGCTTTGGTGGATGCCATTAAACAGGGATTAACTACTGAAGCAAAGGTGGATAGTGCACTGGCTGCTGTTACCCGCACGCGCATTAAACTCGGGCTTTTAGATCCCGCTGGTAGTAATCCTTATGATAAAATCAGCCCCGATGAATTAAATAGTGAAGCCCATCGTAAATTGGCGCATAAAGCAGCGGTAGAGTCTGTGGTGATGCTTAAAAACAGTGATCATACGCTGCCACTGGCAAATAACCTGCAAAAATATTATATCACTGGCCCTAATGCTACTAATATGGAAGCCTTGATTGGCAATTATTATGGAGTAAATAATCAAATGAGCACCATTTTGGAAGGTATCGCGGGTCATATTGCCAAGGGCAGTCAGCTGCAATACCGCAAGGGTATTCTGATGGACCGTCCCAATGATAACCCCATTGACTGGACAACAGGTGATGCGCAGCAGGCGGAAGCTATTTTTGTAGTTTTGGGTATTGATGGCACGCTGGAAGGAGAAGAAGGAGAGGCCATTGCTTCTAAGCATTTTGGAGATCGTCTGGATTATAATATTCCAGCGAATCAGGTGGCATTTTTGGAGAAATTACGTAAAGGTTACAAAGGGAAAATTGTCACTATTGTAACAGGTGGCAGCCCAATGAATTTAAAAGAAGTGCATGAATTATCTGACGCAGTTTTGATGGTCTGGTATCCGGGTGAAGAAGGTGGAAATGCGGTCGCCGATATTATCTTTGGCAACCAATCACCATCAGGGAAATTACCGGTAACCTTTCCGATGAGCCTGGATGATTTGCCAGATTATAAAAATTATGACATGACCGGCCGTACCTACCGGTATATGGAAAAAGCACCTATGTATCCATTTGGGTTTGGCTTGAGCTACGGACAGTTTGTTTATGAGGATTTAAAAGCAGACCGTAAAGTCCTAAACAAGGGGCAGCAAAAAATAAACCTGACAGTGAATGTGAAAAATGAAGCGAAGACCGCGAGTGATGAAGTGGTGCAATTATATGTAGCAGTTCCGGATCAGTCATTTGAAACACCTAATTATTCACTTAAAGCTTTTAAGCGCATTGAGGTAGGCGGGGGCGCCAATCAGCAAGTAAGCTTTACCTTGACGGCAGATGATTTAAAAGTCTATAACGAAGAGGGAAAATCAGTATTGCCCAAAGGCACTTATAAAATTTATGTAGGCGGGAGTTCACCAATAGCCAGGAGTCAGGAGTTGGGTGCACCAGCTTTGCGTACCCTCACTATTGAGGTAAAGTAA